GAAATGGTATCAGATATTTCATAAAAGTACGGGGCTGAGCCCTTATGTATGGGTCGTCTTCTATATCCTTCCGTTCTATTTCATCTTCCGGTCGACTTCTACCTATCAGGTCGTATTCGGTACGCTGATGATCCTGATGTTCTTTGCTTTCTACGTGCTTTCATTTCTGGCCAAAGGCTGGCTCGTCTACTTCTGGACGAGTCTGCAAATTCTGATATCGATTACGATGTCATTGGTATTCGGGTATATCTATTTCTCGTTGTTCCTCGCATTTTTTATCGGGAACATCAAGAACAAGGCCGGGTTTATCACGCTGTATTCGATCCATCTGGTCACGACCATCATTACGGTCAATTATGGATTGTTAACGCGGAATCCGTTCTTTATCACACAGCTGCCATTTGTGCTTGTCAGTGTAGTCGGGGTGATTCTGCTGCCCGTGACGAACTATAACCGGAATAAGAATGATCAGCTGCAGGGTCAGCTGGAGGATGCCAACAAACGGATTTCGGAACTGGTGAAGCTGGAGGAGCGTCAGCGGATTGCCCGCGATTTGCATGATACGCTCGGACAGAAGCTGTCTCTCATTGGCCTCAAAAGTGATTTGGCCGGTAAATTGATGACGCAGGATACGGAGAGAGCCCAGGCCGAGATCAACGATGTACGCCAGACGGCCAGAACGGCACTCAAGGAAGTGCGCGAGATGGTGACACGGATGCGGGGGACCCGGCTTACGGATGAAATTTTCCGCATTCAGCAAATTCTAAAGGCTGCCCAGATTGAATTAACCTTTGAGGGAACGCTGGAGCCGGAAAATCTGTCGTTAATGAATGAAAATGTGATCAGCATGTGCCTGAAAGAGGCCGTGAATAACATAGTGAAACATAGCAATGCCACGGCTTGCTCCATTGTGATCGAATCCACGGAAACGGATCTGATTGCGAGGGTGAAGGACAATGGAACAGGGTTCGTGACCGATGCGAGAAACCGCGGCAATGGACTGCGGGGAATGAGAGAACGGCTTGAATTCGTAAACGGAAGCATGGAGTTCACTTCCGGCGAGGGGACTACGCTGGTCCTACGTGTACCTAATGTGCTCAGAATGCCGGATAAGGAGGCGGGAATATGATCCGAATTGTCATAGCCGAAGATCAGCGATTGCTGCTTGGAGCCCTGGCCTCACTGCTTGATCTGGAAGAAGATATGCAGGTGGTCGGGACGGCAGGTAATGGGAAGGATGCCGTACAGCTTGTCAAACTTCATAAACCGGATATCTGCATCATGGATATTGAGATGCCGATGATGAACGGACTTGAAGCGGCTGAAGAACTAAAGGGCTCTGGCTGCAAGGTGATGATCTTGACAACCTTCGCCCGGCCGGGGTATTTTGAGCGTGCCGTGAAGGCCGGCGCCAACGCCTACCTCCTGAAGGACAGCCCGAGTGAGGAACTGGCGGCATCCATTCGGAGCATTATGGCCGGCAGACGAATATACGCCTCCGAGCTGGTGGATGAAGCGTATTCCGGCGAAGAGAATCCGCTGACGGAGCGGGAAAAGGAAGTGCTGGGCCTGATTGCGGACGGCAAGAACACGAAGGAAATTGCCAATCAGCTGTTTATTACAACGGGCACCGTCCGGAATTATATTTCCGTTATTCTTGATAAGCTTGGTGTCAGTAACCGGATCGAAGCGATTACGCGTTTTAAAGAAAAAGGTTGGTTTAAATAATCATCCGAAAATAGCCGGAAGCCCCGTGGTTGCAGCCACCGGGCTTCTTTTTTGTGTGGGTAAAGAGAAAGGGGATCGGCCACAAGGTCGTTTTTTTTCGCGATATATGTATTTTTTCACCTGGTATAGTATTCATTATTATGCATAAATATTCATTCCCATTCGTGAGGTAGAGTATTTGGATATAATTTATATTTTTTGGAAAGCATAAAATCACTAATAAAATTAAGTCTGTCCATTATGGAATGAATATAGCATTTATTGGGTTATCAAGCAAGAATACTGCTGTTACTTTGTAAATGTATGCATTTTTATGTATAATAGAAATGATTGCCAGAAGTCAAATTTGAGGAGGAGGAGGTCTTCTATGGACCATATGATGTTTGAGGTTGGAACTGCTCTGATGCTGGTTGCTATAGCCTCCGTAATTGC
This Paenibacillus sp. JZ16 DNA region includes the following protein-coding sequences:
- a CDS encoding sensor histidine kinase, which codes for MQKWYQIFHKSTGLSPYVWVVFYILPFYFIFRSTSTYQVVFGTLMILMFFAFYVLSFLAKGWLVYFWTSLQILISITMSLVFGYIYFSLFLAFFIGNIKNKAGFITLYSIHLVTTIITVNYGLLTRNPFFITQLPFVLVSVVGVILLPVTNYNRNKNDQLQGQLEDANKRISELVKLEERQRIARDLHDTLGQKLSLIGLKSDLAGKLMTQDTERAQAEINDVRQTARTALKEVREMVTRMRGTRLTDEIFRIQQILKAAQIELTFEGTLEPENLSLMNENVISMCLKEAVNNIVKHSNATACSIVIESTETDLIARVKDNGTGFVTDARNRGNGLRGMRERLEFVNGSMEFTSGEGTTLVLRVPNVLRMPDKEAGI
- a CDS encoding response regulator transcription factor — translated: MIRIVIAEDQRLLLGALASLLDLEEDMQVVGTAGNGKDAVQLVKLHKPDICIMDIEMPMMNGLEAAEELKGSGCKVMILTTFARPGYFERAVKAGANAYLLKDSPSEELAASIRSIMAGRRIYASELVDEAYSGEENPLTEREKEVLGLIADGKNTKEIANQLFITTGTVRNYISVILDKLGVSNRIEAITRFKEKGWFK